The genomic interval CCTATTTAGCAGTTTTTGCACCTAAAAAGTCCCCAATCACACTTAAACCACCGATAAATTCACTTGTCTCATAGGGAATAATGACTTTATCTTTGCTGGGATTCTTTGAAAGCTCATTAAAAGCACTTATACGCTCTTTTGTAAGCAAAAACTCCGCAGCTTGTGCATTTTTTGCCATTTGAGCGGCAATAAGTTCCATCGCATCGCTTTGTCCTTGTGCCAATGCAATTTGCTCATATTTTTTCGCATCTGCCATTCTCTCAATCGCTTCAGCTTGAAGCACTTTTTCTTGTTTTAAGGCTTCAGCATTGCGAATAAGCGCTTCTTTTTCTGCTTGAGCTTTAAGCTCAATGGCTCTTTTTTCCCTCTCTGCTTTCATTTGTAGATTCATAGCCGCCTCAATATCTCTTGGCACAGATATTTCACTAATCTCAACACGCATAATTTTCACACCCCAATTATTCGCTGCATC from Helicobacter hepaticus ATCC 51449 carries:
- a CDS encoding SPFH domain-containing protein, giving the protein MLGFALVVLVLCVAVLFVGIKIIPQTDIAIVERLGRFHRVLDGGFHFIIPVIDRVSAVVSAREQIIDIGRQQVITKDNVNINIDGIVFLKVFDAKSAVYSVNDYKNAIANLATTTLRGEIGRINLDDSLSSRDRLNAALQVALGDAANNWGVKIMRVEISEISVPRDIEAAMNLQMKAEREKRAIELKAQAEKEALIRNAEALKQEKVLQAEAIERMADAKKYEQIALAQGQSDAMELIAAQMAKNAQAAEFLLTKERISAFNELSKNPSKDKVIIPYETSEFIGGLSVIGDFLGAKTAK